The DNA segment GATTGCAGCGTTTTACTTGATAGGTTGCTGATCTTTGTGAAACTGGTTTgatatcaagaaaaaaaaaaagcctgtccACGTTCCCGGCCACTCTGGGTTGTGGCAGCTGTGACTGTGGGAATACACTAGGTGCTGAACACGTGCAAATCTGGACCAAACAAACAGGcgctaaaaaaagaaaacagatgcaCAAATTTAGCAGCGGTGCCTCGTGTTGATGTCTGCAACTGAAACTAATGTAGAGGCTTTTTGTTTCCTGAATGTTTCTGCAAACCCATTTCTGCTGGCTCTCTAAATAGGCAGTTTAGGAATCTCTtgtctctctcccactcaccaGCTGCGCGTGACTCAGCTATAGTTGAGAGGCTCTGACATGCCTTCGCTTCACCATTGAGATTTAGATATTTTTAGTGTCGAACCTGTAAATGACCACCAGTTACTCCACACTGAACTTCTTACGAATTCCTGATGTTATTGTTGGAGCTCTGCACCTGCCAATTGACTAAGATCAGTATGCAACACTGGGATTTCGACTGCAGATGAAGGGCTTTGTGTACCCAAGTACTTTACTCTATGATGTAATATATCACGTGAAACTTTAACTAGGTAAGGTCTTTTTAGCACTCCTACTTAATAGCTTCATGTTATGGTGAGTGGAGAGTGGCAGGCTGACGTGGAGCCACAATAGCGATGTGGTGTCTTCTGGGAGTCATAAACACACGTTCCCTCACATGCAGGTTTTATATCACACTCATTTTATCGCTTTCGTTTTAACGTTCTGCCTCTTTGATTCATGTCTGTGCTGTGACACGTGACTGTGGCTGGGAGGTGGACATGCATGGATGGAGACCGTGGTCCTGCATCCTGAAACAAGAGTCGGTTATGCAATGAATTATGACATTTACCTGGCTAGGAAAATGAGTTGGGAAGCTGGGAGTTGATTATGAGCAGATCACATGAGCTTTCTTTAGAGTGACCGCATGAACAATACTAATTTGATGAAAGCCTATGGCCCCGATTACAGTTGCTGCTGTTGCAGTGAATTATGGTAGTATGGCTTTCTTTAAGCCACGGAACATTTGGTTCATTGGAAAAAAAGTCCTGTTAAAAATCCTTTTAAATTTGTGACTACTGACACTcagctattttttatttatttattatatattttggcatttgcagaaaaaaatacagaaaatgtctttctaaaaATGGGCAATGCGGccaaaatatgatttatttattttaaataatacaaataataatatctATTTTATCATAATATAATTTGCATGATTGTATTCTAGTTTGGAGGATGTGaagacattcttttttttcaccctcTTCACCTATTTATTAGGTTCTTTAAGccatttttaaaagcacatGGCAGACTTCGATGGTGTACTAGTGTCAATAGtcttgaagtgagacgtcacgttagctctgtttgctctgtttgctctgtggtgcagacagtctttggagTCTCGGGTCCCCAAAGGAGCTCTCCATCTCACtttcgtgaaggtgtgtggtaaGTTAGAGTCACACCAGCaattatttttctgttgttaATGCAGATCAGCCCTTCATGTTATGTGATAAAGGCTTCCTTGTTCTGGTGGAGAAACTATCGGTTAGCGAAAGGAGGAGGCCAGTAGCCACTTTGTTTCATATGTTTATACCAGCAGAAATAAGAAGACGGGAGCTCGGGGTAATGTGAATGTATCAATGGTACTTTGGTAGATTGGATACAGTGTCATGTTCTGCCTTCAGCTGAAGTTGGATTGCAGGTCCCATTCACATACGAGTCACTGAATTGGTGAGTGAATCCAGTGTAGCAGTCGCTAGAGGTAGGTGGAGGGGGGGTCAAATAGAAATGAAGGGTCAAGCGTTTCCAAAATTTGGGGGTCAAGATGTTTGTGAAAGGACAGTAGTAACTCCAACGTGAAAGTTTTAGTTTTGtcgcatttattttgtgtaaaaAGGCACTCACTACATTTAACGTGAACTTGTCATGAAAGATACACAACAGAAGAGCTAGTAACATCACAGGACGTGGTCTTCTGATGAGAGTCTGAGGTTACTAGGAATGTAAGGTAATTGTTCTTGATGTGTGTCTTTAAACAGTTCTGGACGgatattgaaaaaagaaagtgatgttcaGTCGCATGAAACAAAGCATTTTGGAGAGCACAATTCATAAAGATGGACGACTAGAGGGTTCACCAACGCATCTCAGAGATTAGGTCATTTGGTTCATTCATTGATTGGAAATAATAATCTTTTCCTCCAAATAAAGTTGTCATCCATCTTTATTTACAGTCtttaaagtgaacttgagactCACCACGGACAAAATTGGTTCATAATGTACAGTTAAATCAAAGTATAAGTGCTTGGTATAAAAGTAAAAAGGAACGCTCACATGCTTTTCGGTGCAAAATCACATTCATCAGTTTGAAAGGTGAAGACATCGGTGAGTATCATGAGCTGTATAAATGCTGACAATCTCCAGGCCAAACCTCTCCACAGTCCCTCCATTTGTTTACAAAATGTGCAGTTTATTGGAGTCGTACCTTTCAAGTTAATTTCTGTccatgttttcaaaacatgCACAATCAAAGTGTTGTATCTGAAAGCGTGTGGCAGGCGGTATATCCTCATGTTGTGCAGGAGTAACTGTAAGACAAGATTCGGTAAACGATAGCGCTTGCTATTGATCCGCTCCCCCAGTCGCCATGCTTTAAAAATTAAAGTCAGCTCCTGATCTAAAAATAGCCTCGGTGAGATCGATGCCGTCCTCGTGGACGGATGGTCAGGGGTCGCGCCGTCTGGAGGTCCGATATGCTCCGGCAATAAATATGAGGTGGGGCGCTTCAAAAAGAGTCTGTCGTACATGACATCCAAAATGAGGTATTTTAACTTCACTCTCTCGTGGCCTTTCGGTTTGTTCGTATTTGGCGCCAGCTTTCCTCCCTTggctatggcacaatgagttTCCTGGGAAGAGTCCAGGACCGACTGAGGAAACCAAAAGGCACATTTCTCAGAGCGAACGCCCCGACACAGAATCCTGACTTTCTAGTCTCGTAGTTCTCAGTCGGCGTCTTGATCTTTGACTAGCACTGGTAGAAAACCGTTAAGCTTGCTGCGCTCCACGGCGTACTGCGACAGGTTGGTCAGACTGGTATTTGcctttttcatgtttgtctcGTCGACCTCCTCGTACTGCTCTCCCTCTTCCGCCCCCTCTGCTCCGAGCATGGAACTGCCGCTGCTTATGCCGACGCTTGTCCGGCGAATGTCTTCAGGAATGTTCACGCGTATGTTTTTGTTGCGTTTGGCTAGCTTGGTCAGAGATCCCAGTCGCAGGTTGAAGAGGTTTTCCTCCGACGATGACGCGGTCTGAGGGTCCTGGTTACCGCCTTGATGGTCGTACGGTTCACAGGCACCTTTCATTCTTAAGTTGTTGAGCTTCGTGTCGATGCTCTCCTGCGAGGAAGTCTTGAAGCGGCCAGCGTCCAGGCTGGCGAACACCGCCCTCTTCTCCGGAGACAGCATGTCCAGAGAGTGCGCTCGCTGCTCCAGGCCCAGCTGACGCCGCTCCATGCTACGGATGGTCGCTGCCCGCTGGAGCTTGTCGTGGATCTCAACGCTCAGTCGTCTGCGGGTTTCACGAAATTCTGCCCTGACGTTTGCCTTCCACTCAGCTGCGTGAGCTTTAAACTCCCCGACCTGCGTCAACAAACACCAGAggaaaatgattattattattattatcattattattaatataatatgcTACAACAatgattatatttataataGTAGTAATACAATGTAGTGcaatataacataataatataataaaaatatagtaAAAATGTATCAGAGGAgactaaaataaacattcatacCAACTACTAATACTGCCAACAACGCATGAAGGAATAACATgaacaaataattaaaatatataatggtAATTAACCCTTTTACAGTGATATAGTCAAGCCAACaataattaaatattattaaaaatgtgtatatGCTAATATACTTGGCATATAGCATATGGTTCCCATTCATAAATATAATTATCAATAAccatacaattaaaaaaacattgaataaatgaggctaaaaatgatgcaaaatagAAATTGCACATTTATGTCTTGTATATCTATTCTATATAAATAGATGAACTATGATTGAAACCCATTTATCAGAAAAGTCCATATTTacaaaagctttttttaaattgaggCTTTAAAAAGTCAACGATACCTTGTGTATTTATAATTATATTTGTATACATTATCAATATAtcaatataataatttaattctTCCCATATACTCCCTGATATTGGAGCTAATTTTAGCTGGGAAAGCTCAGAAACCAGCCTTTATTTAGTGCGACGCCTCAAGCTAGCTGCGGGCTAGCATCAAAAGAGAACGGAATATTCGCCGCCACAGACCCCGGGGCTGTGTGACGACCTCCAAGTGGAAATACAAGAACGGTCTCAATTTAATAATTGATCGGGAATGATCCCATCATGTTCTACTTCCTTGTTTGCTCTACTTGTTGACACTGTATAGAACAGATCCCATGAGGATGGCACACAAGGCTGAAGCAGCTGAGAGAGAGCAAAAAACAAGGTGTTTACTCAAAGCTATGTGAGAATTCATGTGCAGCTTGGGAGGGAAGAGCAGCAGGACGTGCAACTGAGTGACCTTTCAGCCTCAACTAACCCAATCATGAGCGATGAAATGAGGCCTacctcctctttggtcttcttTGACAGGACTCGGAGCCAGTCACCGATCATGCTGAGGACGGCTGCAAAGTAGGCCAGGCCCACCAGGATCCAGAACCACACCAGAGGTTTGTACCAGATGATGTACTCGATCCTCCGGTTCCCACCTGGAAATGAAGGGAATGATTCAAACTAGTGAAGGGCAGAACATGACTCTGATAGATGCGCGTCCTTCTACCTGCCACGTAGTCGCCGATGCCCACCGTCGTGAGTGTGATCACCACAAAGTAAATGGCCTCCAGCGTCGTCCAGCCCTCGATGTGTTTGAAGATGACGGCGGGGATGGTGACGAACACGATGCAGCCGGCCAGGATGAAGAGCATGGTGGACGTCACTCGGATCTTCGTCTGGCTGATctgcttgtgtttttgctgtcaaaacacaacaaaacctcAGTTAGCTAAACTCCAAGACTTCCTCCTGACATCAGAACAAGAAGAATTACCCTGTATATCTTCTCAAATCTCAATATGCTCTTCACAAATATGGTTCCCAGCTGGTCTCCGATCCCCGCCAACAAGAAGCCGAAGAGAGGGATGCCAAATATGGCATAAAGGATGCAAAAGATTTTTCCGCCCTCCGTGCTCGGAGCTATGTTTCCGTAACCTGTCAACGAAGCAGATGGGGAGGACGTTAGAAAACAATGGTAATGAGGGGGACCAAAGAGAGGCTGTCTTCAGGGGAGAAGGGGACAATTAAGATGATGTTATGTAAGAAAATCAATGGTGCTCCTTATGTAAGGTCTCCTTGTGTAGGGGGTCTGTGGTGAGTGCGCATTCGAGAGGCTGTAAATAGGTTCCTCTTACGGAGGCTGACGGTCATAATGATGCCGAGATATCCAGACAGAGGAGTGGAAATCCAATGTTCCACTGTGAAGCTTGACGTGAATGCTACCGAGGTGGGAGAGTCGTGACCAACATCCTCAGGTTGGCCCAGACCTCAGTTTCCCATCACATTTCTCCAGGCCATTTTGTCCTCCTGGACCTTGCTGGGTTACTTGGGACCTGTTGAACGCTGATGCGGCAACACTCCCGCTCAGGCTGTCACTCATGACTTCACTGTGGCTCATCGTTTTTCGGTCAAAGTACATGTAACCATTTGCATAGAATTTGATTTCAAGCCAAACATCCTCACAGATCACTTAAGCATGGGTCAAACTTGTGCTCCAGGGGCCATGTTCATTCTATCTGGCCCACTAGAGCTTTAAAGAATGGAAAAGACAATACTAATTTGATGCTAAtttgactgttttctttctcttttccttAGTTATTCGACTATGTACTTAGTGTATGACCTCCAGCTaacaagtcacatgacatgtAAGGTCAAGTATTTCTTCAACAATCGCATGTGCTCACTTGTATGTTGAATTCACATCCATATAAGTGACAAGATCAACTGGTTTACATGTGAAGTAAATGCATTGCCACAATTATTAACTGTTGCGCTACAACATGGGTGCGTTGGATACAACACATTTGGGGCTTCAGGGTCGCAGCTAATGTGTGTTTCAAGCGATAAATCGTATCTACCGCTGTCAAACTGAAGCGAATTGAAGTTAAATCGTGGCtctattttgaattttttatcGCGATAGGAAAGGGAAGTTAGGTGGCGACAAGCTAGTGACTAGTGTCGCCACATCACAGACCTATGGGCACAGTAGAGTTGGACAAAGAGGCCGCCCAATTGATCCATGGTGAGCAGGAATACTGGCACAGGGGATGAACCTGCCCGTCATAAGGGATATCGGACGAAGCAGCGCATATTTGTGTTTGACATGTGTGTCTTGAACTCACCTATAGTGGTGATCACTGTTCCAGCGAAGAAGAAGGCACTGCCCCAGTCCCAGTAACTGGAGTTGTACGAAGTGTCGCCAATAGGACTCACACCTGCACTCACTGCGTCAATGGCATGCTgtaagaaaaacaaaccaatatCAATCGATATCAAAAATTAGAATATATATCTATAAGTTATAGGTATCTGTTTACAGAAGGGGACAAGATAAAAACACGTGTAAATATCTGTTACCTCAGGGAACCCTGATCGCGTGAGGACGGCGAGCATGtgcttgttgtgtgtgt comes from the Synchiropus splendidus isolate RoL2022-P1 chromosome 16, RoL_Sspl_1.0, whole genome shotgun sequence genome and includes:
- the LOC128747353 gene encoding potassium channel subfamily K member 10-like isoform X2, translated to MVLNWRKIRKMAVQTNLAPPKKPQPGMVKSSLVQASVQTMQNPMGCDLKPNGHCPLPRLSISSRSASIVASMDASCDGSATALHSVMKWKTVLAVFIVVVLYLVCGGLAFRALEQPFESNQKTSITLEKASFLARHSCVTPQELEAIIKHAIDAVSAGVSPIGDTSYNSSYWDWGSAFFFAGTVITTIGYGNIAPSTEGGKIFCILYAIFGIPLFGFLLAGIGDQLGTIFVKSILRFEKIYRQKHKQISQTKIRVTSTMLFILAGCIVFVTIPAVIFKHIEGWTTLEAIYFVVITLTTVGIGDYVAGGNRRIEYIIWYKPLVWFWILVGLAYFAAVLSMIGDWLRVLSKKTKEEVGEFKAHAAEWKANVRAEFRETRRRLSVEIHDKLQRAATIRSMERRQLGLEQRAHSLDMLSPEKRAVFASLDAGRFKTSSQESIDTKLNNLRMKGACEPYDHQGGNQDPQTASSSEENLFNLRLGSLTKLAKRNKNIRVNIPEDIRRTSVGISSGSSMLGAEGAEEGEQYEEVDETNMKKANTSLTNLSQYAVERSKLNGFLPVLVKDQDAD
- the LOC128747353 gene encoding potassium channel subfamily K member 10-like isoform X1, whose translation is MKFPIENPRKQVNWDPEQVAVQTNLAPPKKPQPGMVKSSLVQASVQTMQNPMGCDLKPNGHCPLPRLSISSRSASIVASMDASCDGSATALHSVMKWKTVLAVFIVVVLYLVCGGLAFRALEQPFESNQKTSITLEKASFLARHSCVTPQELEAIIKHAIDAVSAGVSPIGDTSYNSSYWDWGSAFFFAGTVITTIGYGNIAPSTEGGKIFCILYAIFGIPLFGFLLAGIGDQLGTIFVKSILRFEKIYRQKHKQISQTKIRVTSTMLFILAGCIVFVTIPAVIFKHIEGWTTLEAIYFVVITLTTVGIGDYVAGGNRRIEYIIWYKPLVWFWILVGLAYFAAVLSMIGDWLRVLSKKTKEEVGEFKAHAAEWKANVRAEFRETRRRLSVEIHDKLQRAATIRSMERRQLGLEQRAHSLDMLSPEKRAVFASLDAGRFKTSSQESIDTKLNNLRMKGACEPYDHQGGNQDPQTASSSEENLFNLRLGSLTKLAKRNKNIRVNIPEDIRRTSVGISSGSSMLGAEGAEEGEQYEEVDETNMKKANTSLTNLSQYAVERSKLNGFLPVLVKDQDAD